One genomic segment of Sanyastnella coralliicola includes these proteins:
- a CDS encoding GIN domain-containing protein, producing MRAGEETTVIRSLPEGIQTLEVYDLVDVEVYQDDRNEVVLRGPENVIRKIKTPTESGTVRIEDTNRCNWVRDLSIRPTIEFHLPSITHVKYEGQGDVLFVDSLEAEVFTFEGRASAGDIFLRLNVDSANIEVHTGLSDIEIQGTARIVGLFNQGYGFMNAEDLDAQFVLSNNSSINWMRVRCEQYLYARINDRGNLEYYGTPNTVDQQLNGDGELIALD from the coding sequence ATGCGCGCAGGAGAAGAAACGACAGTTATTCGTAGCCTTCCAGAAGGCATTCAAACCCTTGAGGTATATGATTTAGTTGATGTGGAAGTCTATCAAGACGACCGCAATGAAGTGGTGTTACGTGGTCCTGAGAATGTCATTCGAAAGATCAAGACCCCCACTGAATCAGGTACGGTGCGCATTGAAGACACCAATCGATGCAACTGGGTGCGTGATTTGAGCATTCGTCCAACCATAGAGTTCCATTTGCCCTCCATTACCCACGTTAAATACGAAGGACAAGGAGATGTCTTGTTCGTTGACTCACTAGAAGCGGAAGTATTCACCTTTGAAGGGAGAGCAAGCGCAGGAGATATCTTTCTCCGACTCAATGTGGATTCAGCCAACATTGAAGTTCACACAGGCCTGTCAGATATTGAAATTCAAGGAACAGCGCGTATCGTAGGGCTCTTCAATCAAGGGTATGGGTTCATGAATGCCGAAGATTTGGATGCACAATTCGTACTCAGCAATAACTCAAGCATCAATTGGATGCGTGTGCGCTGTGAACAATACCTCTACGCTCGCATCAATGATCGTGGTAATCTCGAATACTACGGAACGCCAAATACAGTGGATCAACAGCTCAACGGCGATGGAGAGCTGATTGCGTTAGATTAA